From Cervus elaphus chromosome 33, mCerEla1.1, whole genome shotgun sequence, the proteins below share one genomic window:
- the LOC122688675 gene encoding RWD domain-containing protein 1, which yields MTDYGEEQRNELEALESIYPDSFTVLSENPPSFTITVTSEAGENDETVQTTLKFTYSEKYPDEAPLYEIFAQLNLEDNDVADILKLLALQAEENLGMVMIFTLVSAVQEKLNEIVDQIKTRREEEKKQKEREAEEAEKQLFHGTPVTIENFLNWKAKFDAELLEIKKKRMKEEEQAGKNKLSGRQLFETDHNLDTSDIQFLEDAGNNVEVDESLFQEMDDLELEDDEDDPDYNPADRESDLTD from the coding sequence ATGACAGATTACGGCGAGGAGCAGCGCAACGAGCTGGAGGCTCTGGAGTCCATCTACCCTGACTCCTTCACAGTATTATCAGAAAATCCACCCAGCTTCACCATTACTGTGACATCTGAGGCTGGAGAAAATGATGAAACTGTCCAGACAACCCTCAAGTTTACATACAGTGAAAAATACCCAGATGAAGCTCCCCTTTATGAAATATTCGCCCAGTTAAATCTAGAAGATAATGATGtagcagacattttaaaattattagcaTTACAGGCAGAAGAAAACCTTGGAATGGTGATGATCTTCACCTTAGTGTCAGCTGTGcaagagaaattaaatgaaatagtagatcaaataaaaactagaagagaagaagaaaagaaacaaaaagaaagagaagcgGAAGAAGCCGAGAAGCAATTATTCCATGGTACTCCTGTTACAATTGAGAATTTCTTAAATTGGAAGGCCAAGTTTGATGCAGaactcttggaaattaaaaagaaacggatgaaggaagaagagcaagcgggaaaaaataaattaagtggGAGACAACTATTTGAAACAGATCATAATCTTGACACATCTGATATCCAGTTCTTGGAAGATGCTGGAAACAACGTGGAGGTAGATGAGTCTTTGTTCCAGGAAATGGATGACTTGGAGCTGGAGGATGATGAAGATGATCCAGACTACAATCCTGCTGACCGGGAGAGTGACTTGACCGACTGA